From the Hevea brasiliensis isolate MT/VB/25A 57/8 chromosome 13, ASM3005281v1, whole genome shotgun sequence genome, the window ATTAGCTTATTGGCTGTTAAGCTATTAACTAGCTGGTAACCCTGTATGTAAATTTCAACCTTTCAGAAACTGTCTTCATGCTACAGATGCAGCTGAGATAAATCTCATGGGCATATCATAACTACAAAAACAAAAATGTAACCCACCAATGTATTGAAAGAGAACAACTGCTAAATAGTTTCTGTATAGACTTTACTAGCTCTTTTCCTTTGCGGCTATAactgttaattgacctagttcctctCTCGCCTCCTTTTGTACACCATTAACTTTTCTACCTTGGTTTCCTTCCCCACTTCTGCTGCATCTTCTTTTTTTGCATCTTTCGTCACTTCTTTTTCCTTCATTTCACCATCTTCCACCAACTTTTCTTCCTTAGATGTTTTCATATCCCCAAAAGGATCCCTAGCCTTTTCAGCATTCTCCTCCATTTCTTCATCCTGAACTTCTGGTAATACTTTAAGTAGTTCCAAAGGCATAGATGCAGGATCAAGCTCCAAACAACCTCTGGGAGCATTAAGACCTTCTTGACCTGTTAGCAAGTAAGAAGGAACCTGGTGAGAAAGCCGAAACAGCTCCTCTCTTGGAATTGCCTTGGTTTTACTGGAGTCAGAATGCCGGCAAAACACTGTCTTGAAACCAGGAACTTTTACAAGAGGAGCAACAATCACACCTCTCTCCTCATTGTAATCTTCAAGCACTTCCGCCATGTCATATCTATGGATCACTTCATCTGGGGTAAGCTCATTCCAATCAGGAGACCAATTCATATAAAGAGCCCAGACATCACCTTTCCTAGGATATATTTGAATCGTCCCTCTTGTGCCCTTTGCCCACTTAACCTTGTGTGAAAAAGAATTAAGAGACCTGTTAACTTCATGCTTGCCAATCCAGAAGACTCCACTGGTCTTGTAGAAACCAGAACCAATCCAGTTTAAAGGAGCCAATTCACGATTGCTTTTGGAATTCAGCCAACTGATCAGCATTCTGAATGGTTTTGTTGATATCACACTGTGAATCATAGCATAATTTCGAGGCATCCCATCATCATCGTCATAAGCAGCCCAAACCTGGTTATCACCAAATGATTTTTCTGTGCGATCCTTGTCAAAATCATGAAAATCTGGATCTGGAACAGTCATTGACAATGGACCACTACCCTTTGTGTCGGGATAATCATCAGAGTTTGCCAGGGATGACTCTGTGTGAGCTCTGGTCTTGGTATCTACAAATTCCAGGCATTTGTTTCCTTCGGTGTTCATGCTATTTAGAGAAGCCGTCTGCTTTCCTTTCTCTTTCTTCTCCATCTCCTTCTCTGAAGTCTTTGATACAGCAGATGGAATGCTGCAGTCTTCTAGCTTCATGCAAATATCCTTCTTAGCCTTCTCCACCAACATGTTTCGAAGTTCTAGCTGTGACAATTCCCTTGTCCTATTAAATTTATGGCCTCTGGCAATGTTTCTCCTTCCTCTTTCAAAACTACCCTTTTGACTCCCAACTCCTCCATTTCTGTTTGCCATTTGATTGGCCGTATGGTGCACCCTAGGTTCATCAATGCGTCTTCTCTTCTTCAGCCTATCTCCTTTTGATACAGAAACAAAACCAGAATCAGAAAATCCAGCATCTAAACTGGCACCTGCTTCCTTGAAAGTGCCAGTTATCTTTTGAAGGGACTCCCATCTTGCAGCATTTTGTGGAGCTGCTGATGAAATGCCTGCAAAACTGCCCACTTTACCAAATGTACCTGACTGAGCCACTGGTCCTAAATTTGATGTAGACACTGGCTTCTTTTCTGAAGTATATGAGTTATCAGTCCTTGTTTGCAGAGTAGAATTCAGTCCTTGTATGTAAGAAGTCCTTGTATTAGATGGACCATTGCCATTCATAGGTGGGGGTAGGATCTCAATAGCAAGGAAAGAGCGCTTGCAGTTGAAGCAAAAAACAGTGTGCTGGGCCAAAGATCTTTGGAACTCGTACTGTACTTTACAAAAATTGCAGATTGTCCAAAAGGTCTCAGACTTGGGAACACGAGGAGGTGGAGCAGGCTTTGGAGGTGCACTTTTCTGAATTGTATTTGACTTGCTATTGCAGAAGAAATTATGGAAACCACTCTGACCAGCTGGCATTGGGAATTTAAAATTTGGAACTTTCTCATACACATCGCATGAATTCCGCTTCTGGTCATAGGTACTTCTCTTGGCTTTATCAGACAAGAAACTCCAGGCTTCAGATACAATCTTAAAAGCACCTTCAGCACCAACTGATTTATTTTTATCAGGATGAAGGGTCAGAGCCAGTTTCCTATAATGTTTCCGGATTGTGTCCTCGTCAGCCAATGGATCTACACCAAGAACTCCATACCAATCTATTTCCCCATACTTTCTTCCCTCAGCAGAGATGTACACATCAAGAGTTGCTAGAAATTGAGAAAGACCATCAAGTCCAGGACACAATTTTTGAGCCTTCATTGCAAATCTTTTGGCCCCATTAATGTCCCTCTCAATGAACTTCTTCTCTGCCACCTCCTTAGCTGTGAAGGCATCTTCTTTATTGCACTCCATTTTCACTGTCTCATCAATGGCTCTCCTTCTTTGTATGTATAAGCCAAGGCCAGCAACAAGAACTCAATCAgcaatatctaaattttaaacCTAAAGCTTCAGCATTCATCTTCATGAATCTGCCTTTGATCTTGCAATCCCTAATGCACCAAAATAATGAATCCAAAATAAGGAAACTAAATCTACAAATAAgggtaaaataaattaagaagttCTCACCAAGAAATGCGGGCATGATTCATCAAAGACGATACCTAAAACCACAAAATAATAATGAATGCTTCTAAAGAT encodes:
- the LOC110671840 gene encoding uncharacterized protein LOC110671840, whose product is MECNKEDAFTAKEVAEKKFIERDINGAKRFAMKAQKLCPGLDGLSQFLATLDVYISAEGRKYGEIDWYGVLGVDPLADEDTIRKHYRKLALTLHPDKNKSVGAEGAFKIVSEAWSFLSDKAKRSTYDQKRNSCDVYEKVPNFKFPMPAGQSGFHNFFCNSKSNTIQKSAPPKPAPPPRVPKSETFWTICNFCKVQYEFQRSLAQHTVFCFNCKRSFLAIEILPPPMNGNGPSNTRTSYIQGLNSTLQTRTDNSYTSEKKPVSTSNLGPVAQSGTFGKVGSFAGISSAAPQNAARWESLQKITGTFKEAGASLDAGFSDSGFVSVSKGDRLKKRRRIDEPRVHHTANQMANRNGGVGSQKGSFERGRRNIARGHKFNRTRELSQLELRNMLVEKAKKDICMKLEDCSIPSAVSKTSEKEMEKKEKGKQTASLNSMNTEGNKCLEFVDTKTRAHTESSLANSDDYPDTKGSGPLSMTVPDPDFHDFDKDRTEKSFGDNQVWAAYDDDDGMPRNYAMIHSVISTKPFRMLISWLNSKSNRELAPLNWIGSGFYKTSGVFWIGKHEVNRSLNSFSHKVKWAKGTRGTIQIYPRKGDVWALYMNWSPDWNELTPDEVIHRYDMAEVLEDYNEERGVIVAPLVKVPGFKTVFCRHSDSSKTKAIPREELFRLSHQVPSYLLTGQEGLNAPRGCLELDPASMPLELLKVLPEVQDEEMEENAEKARDPFGDMKTSKEEKLVEDGEMKEKEVTKDAKKEDAAEVGKETKVEKLMVYKRRRERN